From the genome of Scytonema hofmannii PCC 7110, one region includes:
- a CDS encoding choice-of-anchor K domain-containing protein, whose product MKLSSVLTTAVSTLTVSVVTVLGFSSQALGLTFSGDSIGTWGEPSNYPGSANTDPYYTGVGTSTFKWGDAHPEQPIYGTSANEIAFKGISFTTEESSVFKIGYLKYFNGTVPQGTNVDTVPLSLDLSFSEPFNFSEDFKYDLELENTTNVGIPELDADSVIVKNTFSDRSFSFGGDDYLLKLIGFSQDNGKTTVTKFRVRENQEITAGIYAQITRITPPKKIPEPASLAGLSALSIYLLSRKNKILKDKNK is encoded by the coding sequence ATGAAACTCAGTTCAGTACTTACTACTGCTGTGTCTACTTTGACTGTGAGTGTTGTCACAGTCCTTGGTTTCTCCAGCCAAGCGCTAGGTCTCACTTTTTCCGGTGACTCAATAGGTACTTGGGGAGAACCCAGTAATTATCCAGGGAGCGCAAATACCGACCCATACTACACAGGTGTGGGAACCAGCACTTTTAAATGGGGGGATGCTCATCCAGAACAACCAATCTATGGGACAAGTGCAAATGAAATTGCCTTCAAAGGTATTTCATTTACTACAGAGGAAAGCTCAGTGTTTAAGATAGGTTATTTAAAGTACTTTAATGGAACAGTGCCTCAAGGAACCAACGTAGACACTGTACCGTTAAGTCTTGACCTATCATTCTCGGAGCCATTTAACTTCTCTGAGGATTTCAAATATGATTTGGAGTTAGAAAACACAACTAATGTGGGCATTCCAGAGCTAGACGCGGATTCTGTCATTGTTAAAAACACTTTTAGCGATCGCAGTTTCAGTTTTGGAGGAGATGACTACCTTCTGAAACTTATTGGCTTCAGCCAAGATAACGGTAAAACTACCGTTACAAAGTTCCGTGTCCGCGAAAATCAAGAAATTACAGCAGGTATTTACGCTCAAATTACTCGGATTACACCACCGAAAAAAATCCCCGAACCTGCGAGCCTTGCTGGTTTATCAGCGCTAAGCATCTACCTCTTATCCCGTAAGAATAAAATCTTAAAGGATAAAAATAAATAA
- a CDS encoding response regulator transcription factor translates to MPRILVIDDDPAISELVAVNLEMAGYDVSQAEDGIKGQALALQLQPDLIMLDLMLPRVDGFTVCQRLRRDERTAEIPVLMLTALSQTQDKVEGFNAGADDYLTKPFEVEEMLARVRALLRRTDRIPQAAKHSEILNYGPLTLVPERFEAIWFGQTVKLTHLEFELLHCLLQRHGQTVSPSEILREVWGYDPDDDIETIRVHIRHLRTKLEPDPRHPRYIKTVYGAGYCLELPSAPQSTEGASTVTSDQ, encoded by the coding sequence ATGCCGAGGATTCTTGTCATAGACGACGACCCTGCAATTTCAGAACTCGTAGCCGTCAACCTAGAGATGGCTGGTTACGACGTTAGCCAAGCCGAGGACGGTATCAAAGGTCAAGCACTAGCTCTCCAGCTACAACCAGACTTGATCATGCTGGATCTCATGTTGCCTAGAGTTGATGGATTCACTGTTTGCCAGCGCCTCCGTCGGGATGAGCGCACTGCTGAAATCCCCGTGCTGATGCTGACGGCTCTTAGCCAAACGCAGGATAAGGTAGAAGGCTTTAATGCTGGCGCAGATGATTACCTTACCAAGCCCTTTGAAGTCGAAGAAATGCTAGCACGGGTGCGAGCGTTATTGCGGCGTACTGACCGGATTCCTCAAGCCGCCAAGCACAGTGAAATTTTGAATTATGGACCTCTGACCTTAGTTCCAGAACGTTTTGAGGCGATATGGTTTGGTCAAACGGTGAAATTAACTCATCTAGAATTTGAGCTACTGCACTGTCTCCTTCAACGCCACGGTCAAACGGTTTCCCCTAGCGAAATTCTTAGAGAAGTTTGGGGTTACGATCCGGATGACGATATTGAAACTATTCGCGTACACATCCGTCACCTCAGAACCAAGTTAGAACCAGATCCCCGTCATCCCCGTTATATCAAAACCGTGTATGGTGCGGGTTATTGCTTAGAACTACCCAGCGCCCCCCAATCCACTGAAGGTGCTTCCACTGTGACCAGTGACCAGTGA
- a CDS encoding YheT family hydrolase: MYYPSYSPSWFLQNDVVMTVYTALRGKSYSERTIQDPEPFYQEMIFTGAQGVPIFGKVAIPKNPRGTIVGTYGITGDLENQWYLKLLGRKAYAQGYSVVLFDWRAHGKTAELSPTLTSDGLYEGEDFARIAATAKQMGCPGKFWFTGYSLGGQLALWAVKAAVELTKENRDLGLEESDIGGAAVICPSLDSRRSLAYLVKHPLGRYMEQAIARGLEKLAWKIHEAHPGTLDPEAIKRANSIWGFDEELVIQRLGFPTVEAYYDASSALPILPHLTKPTLIIYAENDPFFDPKIIPELQAICKRNAALDLLLTRHGGHVGYISSKNCQRQAQDPDPWWAWNRTLQWIRGDRG, from the coding sequence ATGTATTATCCCTCTTACAGTCCCTCATGGTTTTTGCAAAACGATGTGGTGATGACTGTTTATACTGCTTTGCGGGGCAAGAGTTATTCGGAACGTACAATCCAAGACCCAGAGCCGTTTTATCAGGAAATGATTTTTACGGGGGCGCAAGGAGTACCAATTTTTGGCAAGGTTGCCATTCCCAAAAATCCTCGTGGCACGATTGTTGGTACTTATGGCATTACAGGAGATTTGGAGAATCAATGGTATCTCAAGCTTTTAGGTCGTAAAGCATATGCCCAAGGGTACTCTGTGGTATTGTTTGATTGGCGTGCTCATGGCAAAACAGCAGAGTTGTCTCCAACACTAACAAGTGATGGATTGTACGAGGGAGAAGATTTTGCCCGCATTGCCGCCACTGCTAAACAGATGGGATGCCCAGGAAAATTTTGGTTTACCGGGTACTCTTTAGGCGGACAGTTGGCACTGTGGGCGGTGAAAGCTGCTGTTGAACTCACCAAAGAAAATCGGGATTTAGGGCTAGAAGAGAGCGATATCGGTGGTGCAGCAGTCATTTGTCCAAGTTTAGACTCTCGGCGATCACTCGCTTATCTAGTCAAGCATCCTTTGGGGAGATACATGGAGCAAGCGATCGCGAGGGGGTTAGAAAAACTTGCATGGAAAATTCATGAAGCTCATCCTGGAACTCTTGACCCTGAGGCGATTAAGCGGGCTAACAGCATATGGGGCTTTGATGAGGAACTAGTCATTCAGCGACTGGGCTTTCCCACTGTGGAAGCTTACTATGATGCTAGCAGCGCTTTACCAATACTACCACATCTTACCAAACCCACGCTAATCATCTACGCCGAAAACGATCCCTTTTTTGATCCTAAAATCATACCTGAACTGCAAGCAATTTGCAAGAGAAACGCGGCACTAGATTTGTTACTAACCCGTCATGGAGGTCATGTTGGTTACATCAGTAGCAAAAATTGCCAACGTCAGGCACAAGATCCAGATCCTTGGTGGGCATGGAATCGAACTTTACAGTGGATAAGAGGGGATAGGGGGTAG
- a CDS encoding DUF4347 domain-containing protein: protein MQPTEIQKLDVHNRFGITTQQNQPSSVTSKTLVFIDTSVADYQTLMSGVESDAQVILLHPEWDGVEQITTVLERADLTTVHIVSHGSPGCLYLGNSCLNLETLEFYASLLARWFPKEEQSHDSTPSLLLYGCNVAATDIGAEFITKLRQKTGAQIAASKTPTGNPALGGHWKLEVTTGRMTTSLVFSVATQEAYTGLLNANRVSVGLGGNQGNNNSFSPDISADGRYIAFRSDASNLVASDTNNFSDIFVYDTQTGTTRGVSVGLNGIEGNNPANGSPSISASGRYVAFESYASNLVQNDTNNFSDIFVYDTLTGSTERVSVSSQANQGNRGSSSPIISTDGRYVAFESYANNLVADDTNNFNDIFVYDTQTDTTRRVSVSSQANQGNGASFSPALSADGRYVVFDSFASNLVADDTNNTRDVFVYDTQTDTTRRISVSSQANQGNDFSYNPVISADGRYVAFESYASNLVADDTNNFSDIFIYDTQTGTTRRISVDSQSNQGNNDSFSPALSADGRYVTFGSSASNLVAGGTNNTGDIFVYNIQTGTIKRVSVDSQQNQGNDFSYNPVVSTDGQYIAFETYANNLVAGDTNNSRDIFVYRDDTIPTVSIAAIDASAAESGDVGIFRISRAGDISLPLQVTYGISGTATNGIDYSPNLTGTATLDTNQSFVDIAITPVDDNLFDEGDESLTLTLVDAPNYNLGLSNINATVTISNNSNKALTNSVTTSELNKIAFDVFALKGQNSSSQAKISVELTEHRSQLVNELGVFTVDDAQGRINGIAPDSVGYSEAALNRSQVIFSALAKVPNGFDTDLSRKLAFESNANLRFYLVSNSTTDTVLSDKTSLSNVVFPSTTNFKVESVDDGEFSLAWKDPSAQNGDFNDLKVKVKATDEEIPLGTSLQGKRQNELIDLRQVNTSVKADFTLNREAAFNNFIGFYEIADDKGGIDTNGDDIIDYRPGDAGYVQAAVAGRVAGIDLTVNNQATANFTGTFNGGSLFAPFMIVNSNPDALLESNSSNDPQVYFPFLGANSDKADHVRLLGDNIFGFEDLVNGGDKDYNDITVRINLNV, encoded by the coding sequence ATGCAGCCAACTGAAATACAAAAGCTTGATGTACACAATCGTTTTGGCATCACAACACAGCAGAATCAGCCCAGCAGTGTCACTTCTAAAACTTTAGTATTCATTGATACATCAGTCGCAGACTATCAAACACTCATGTCTGGAGTAGAAAGTGACGCGCAAGTGATACTCCTACACCCAGAATGGGATGGTGTCGAGCAAATTACCACTGTACTAGAACGAGCAGACCTTACCACTGTACACATAGTTTCCCACGGTTCACCAGGATGTCTGTATTTGGGCAACAGCTGCTTGAACTTGGAAACCCTAGAATTCTATGCCAGCCTACTAGCACGATGGTTTCCAAAGGAAGAGCAGTCGCATGATTCTACTCCCTCGTTGTTGCTTTACGGCTGCAATGTTGCAGCAACAGACATCGGAGCCGAATTCATCACCAAATTGCGCCAGAAAACAGGAGCACAGATAGCGGCTTCCAAAACCCCCACAGGTAACCCGGCTTTAGGCGGTCATTGGAAACTGGAAGTTACAACGGGGAGGATGACAACATCCTTGGTATTTTCAGTTGCAACTCAAGAGGCATATACTGGATTATTAAATGCCAACCGCGTCTCCGTAGGTCTGGGAGGTAACCAGGGGAATAACAACTCCTTCAGCCCAGATATCTCAGCAGACGGGCGTTATATAGCTTTTCGGTCTGATGCTAGCAATTTAGTAGCAAGTGACACGAACAACTTCAGTGACATTTTTGTCTACGATACTCAGACAGGCACCACTAGAGGCGTTTCCGTAGGTCTAAATGGCATTGAGGGGAATAACCCTGCCAATGGGAGTCCCAGTATCTCAGCTTCAGGACGCTATGTGGCATTTGAGTCATATGCCAGCAACCTGGTACAAAATGACACAAACAACTTCAGCGACATTTTCGTCTACGATACTTTAACAGGAAGCACCGAACGCGTTTCTGTCAGTTCGCAAGCTAATCAGGGGAATAGGGGATCTTCATCTCCCATCATTTCTACAGATGGACGCTATGTAGCATTTGAGTCATATGCCAACAACTTAGTGGCGGATGATACAAACAACTTCAATGACATCTTTGTCTACGATACTCAAACAGATACCACCCGTCGCGTTTCTGTCAGTTCGCAAGCCAATCAGGGGAATGGCGCTTCCTTCTCTCCCGCCCTCTCAGCAGATGGACGCTATGTGGTGTTTGATTCATTTGCCAGCAATCTGGTAGCAGATGATACTAATAACACCCGTGATGTCTTTGTCTACGATACTCAAACAGATACTACCCGTCGCATTTCTGTCAGTTCGCAAGCCAATCAGGGGAATGACTTCTCCTACAACCCTGTCATCTCAGCAGATGGACGCTATGTGGCGTTTGAGTCATATGCCAGCAACTTAGTGGCGGATGACACGAATAACTTCAGTGACATCTTCATCTACGATACTCAAACAGGTACCACCCGTCGCATTTCCGTAGATTCGCAAAGCAATCAAGGAAATAACGATTCCTTTTCCCCCGCCCTCTCAGCAGATGGACGCTATGTGACGTTTGGTTCATCTGCCAGCAACCTAGTGGCGGGGGGCACCAATAATACTGGTGATATTTTCGTCTACAATATTCAGACAGGCACCATCAAACGCGTTTCTGTAGATTCACAGCAAAATCAGGGGAATGACTTCTCCTACAACCCTGTCGTATCCACAGATGGTCAATACATAGCATTTGAGACATACGCAAATAATTTGGTAGCAGGAGACACTAACAACAGTCGTGACATCTTCGTCTACAGAGACGACACTATCCCTACTGTAAGCATTGCTGCCATCGATGCTTCTGCTGCCGAATCTGGGGATGTCGGTATCTTTCGTATCAGCCGTGCTGGTGACATTAGTTTACCACTCCAAGTAACTTACGGCATTTCTGGTACTGCTACCAACGGAATTGATTACAGCCCCAACCTTACGGGTACAGCAACTCTTGACACCAATCAATCCTTTGTAGACATTGCTATCACTCCAGTTGACGATAATCTCTTTGACGAGGGCGATGAAAGTCTGACCCTGACTCTGGTAGATGCACCCAATTACAATCTGGGTTTATCGAACATCAACGCCACGGTTACTATTAGCAACAACAGTAATAAAGCTCTGACAAACTCGGTAACAACTTCTGAGTTAAACAAAATTGCTTTTGATGTCTTCGCTCTCAAAGGTCAAAATAGCAGCAGTCAAGCCAAAATTTCAGTTGAATTGACAGAGCACCGTTCTCAACTCGTTAATGAACTAGGAGTCTTTACTGTTGACGATGCACAAGGTCGAATCAATGGTATTGCTCCTGACTCTGTGGGTTATAGCGAAGCCGCATTGAATCGATCTCAGGTAATTTTCTCTGCTCTTGCGAAAGTCCCGAATGGATTTGATACCGACTTGTCACGCAAGTTAGCATTCGAGTCAAATGCTAACTTGCGATTCTACTTGGTCAGCAACAGCACTACCGATACTGTTTTATCTGATAAAACCTCTTTATCAAATGTAGTGTTTCCATCTACTACAAATTTCAAAGTCGAAAGCGTGGACGATGGAGAGTTTTCTCTGGCTTGGAAAGATCCATCTGCTCAAAATGGTGACTTCAATGATTTGAAAGTCAAAGTGAAAGCAACAGATGAAGAAATTCCCTTAGGTACCAGTTTGCAAGGTAAGCGGCAAAACGAACTCATTGATTTGCGACAAGTTAACACATCTGTCAAAGCTGACTTTACTCTTAACAGAGAAGCTGCTTTCAATAACTTCATTGGTTTTTATGAAATAGCAGATGATAAGGGTGGTATTGATACTAATGGTGATGATATTATTGACTACCGTCCGGGAGATGCTGGTTATGTGCAAGCGGCTGTCGCCGGACGTGTTGCTGGTATTGACTTGACGGTAAACAACCAAGCAACAGCAAATTTCACTGGAACTTTCAACGGCGGTTCGCTGTTTGCTCCATTTATGATTGTCAATAGTAACCCTGATGCACTCTTAGAGAGTAATTCCAGTAATGACCCGCAAGTTTACTTTCCATTCTTAGGTGCTAACTCTGACAAAGCAGATCATGTTCGTTTATTGGGAGATAACATTTTTGGTTTTGAGGATCTCGTTAATGGTGGTGACAAGGATTATAACGATATTACGGTCCGAATCAATCTAAATGTCTAA
- a CDS encoding multicopper oxidase family protein, translating into MTRISRREALRIASLAVGTVLLPIGFQYRGYTQVVNGRVPFTLPFRTPPVLNPVRSDATTDYYQITMRTAPVQILPGPTTEIWGYNGQFPGPTIKQQQNRISVVRFINNLDVNTSVHLHGMQSSPQHDGYATDPIPPRHYKDYIYANPSAAVLWYHDHTLAQTTRNVYMGLAGMYIVENDDERALSLPNGDYDVPLIIQDRQLAPDGSLILDDQNRTHVMGDLILVNGVPWPRMEVANRKYRFRVLNASVSRSYRLALSTGDNLIVIGTDGGLISAPVNTLDLRLAAGERYDFIIDFSRYPIGTQVELQNLPLPDNDYFPNIERIMRFDVVRSEVDNSVVPSTLRTIELLPESAAVRTRDFLLDQINGMWVINGNGWDSNRIDANPQLEEIEIWRFLHPVGAGVHPMHLHAVKAQILDRNGQPPLPYERGWKDVFYVGENETVRVIGRFRADAGKYMYHCHNMVHEDFDMMGQFEVGLGGIDPVSAPARPLPAPPL; encoded by the coding sequence ATGACAAGAATCAGCAGACGTGAAGCACTGAGAATTGCATCGCTTGCAGTGGGTACTGTTTTGCTTCCCATAGGATTTCAATATCGAGGATACACTCAAGTAGTCAATGGACGCGTGCCATTTACACTTCCCTTTCGTACACCACCAGTATTGAATCCAGTGCGTAGCGATGCAACAACTGATTACTACCAAATCACAATGCGGACGGCTCCAGTACAGATTTTACCAGGGCCAACTACGGAGATTTGGGGCTATAACGGTCAATTTCCCGGACCCACCATTAAACAGCAGCAAAATCGGATATCAGTTGTACGGTTTATCAATAATCTTGATGTAAATACATCTGTGCATCTGCATGGAATGCAATCTTCACCTCAACACGACGGCTACGCTACAGATCCCATTCCTCCAAGACATTACAAGGATTACATCTATGCCAACCCCTCTGCTGCTGTTTTGTGGTACCACGATCACACGCTTGCTCAGACTACTCGAAATGTGTATATGGGCTTAGCTGGAATGTATATAGTCGAAAATGATGACGAACGAGCGCTGTCACTTCCTAATGGGGATTATGATGTACCTCTCATTATTCAGGATAGGCAACTCGCGCCTGATGGTTCACTCATTTTGGACGATCAAAATCGGACTCATGTGATGGGCGACTTAATACTCGTTAATGGCGTACCTTGGCCTCGCATGGAAGTGGCTAATCGCAAGTACCGTTTCCGAGTCTTAAACGCATCAGTTTCCCGCTCTTATAGACTTGCTCTCAGTACGGGTGATAACTTGATTGTGATTGGTACTGATGGTGGATTAATATCTGCACCAGTCAATACTCTAGACCTCCGTCTTGCAGCAGGAGAACGGTATGACTTTATTATCGATTTTTCCAGATATCCTATAGGGACTCAGGTAGAACTACAAAATCTTCCACTACCAGATAATGATTATTTTCCCAATATAGAAAGAATCATGCGTTTTGATGTAGTGCGATCTGAAGTAGATAATAGCGTTGTTCCTAGCACACTACGCACTATTGAATTGCTTCCTGAATCTGCTGCTGTGCGAACCCGCGACTTCCTTCTGGATCAGATTAATGGAATGTGGGTGATCAACGGTAACGGGTGGGACTCAAATCGAATTGACGCCAATCCACAATTAGAAGAAATAGAAATTTGGAGGTTTCTCCACCCTGTAGGTGCGGGAGTTCATCCCATGCACCTTCACGCCGTTAAGGCTCAAATACTCGATCGCAATGGTCAACCACCTTTGCCTTATGAGCGTGGCTGGAAAGATGTCTTCTACGTTGGTGAAAACGAGACAGTACGGGTCATTGGGAGATTTAGAGCCGATGCGGGTAAGTATATGTACCATTGCCACAACATGGTTCACGAAGACTTCGACATGATGGGTCAGTTTGAAGTGGGACTAGGTGGGATAGATCCAGTGTCAGCTCCAGCAAGACCTCTTCCAGCACCACCGCTTTAA